In a genomic window of Elusimicrobiota bacterium:
- a CDS encoding zeta toxin family protein: protein MNKSIYIIAGPNGSGKTTFASKFLPRYANCQHFINADLIAKGLSPFSPNIAAIKAGRLVLEQIHELANKNVSFAFETTLSGKTYLKFLKNQKSRGYQLHLFFLWIPNSELAIARINDRVAEGGHNVPAHDVNRRFGRSIFNLFKVYFPILDSIMLFDNTGSMPNLIAEQKNGKLLVVDKSLYDKIRDAL from the coding sequence ATGAACAAGAGCATTTATATTATTGCAGGGCCAAACGGTTCAGGCAAAACAACTTTTGCCAGCAAGTTTTTACCCCGGTATGCAAATTGCCAGCATTTTATAAATGCTGACCTTATTGCAAAGGGTTTGTCTCCATTTTCACCTAATATAGCGGCTATTAAAGCAGGCCGGCTTGTTCTTGAACAAATTCATGAATTAGCAAACAAGAATGTTTCTTTTGCTTTTGAAACAACATTGTCAGGAAAAACCTATTTAAAATTTTTAAAGAATCAAAAAAGCAGAGGGTATCAGCTTCATCTTTTTTTTCTTTGGATTCCAAATTCTGAATTGGCTATTGCCAGGATAAACGATAGAGTTGCAGAAGGTGGTCATAATGTCCCAGCTCATGATGTTAACAGACGTTTCGGTAGAAGTATTTTCAATCTTTTCAAAGTCTATTTTCCTATTTTAGATTCAATTATGCTATTTGATAATACAGGATCCATGCCTAATTTGATAGCTGAGCAAAAAAATGGTAAACTGTTAGTAGTAGATAAAAGCTTATATGATAAAATTAGAGATGCTTTATGA
- a CDS encoding phage holin family protein, with protein sequence MKEIFAKLIVNVISMMLVVAMFSPIHADRWETVVIAAVVLGLMNIILRPVIIMLTLPINIISLGLFTFVINGLMFYLVSVLVPGFKVDGFIWAVIGSTIFGVINVVLNWFFVPKKQKWHNVSFHANHGDIIDADVVDPDKKLID encoded by the coding sequence ATGAAAGAAATATTCGCGAAACTTATTGTAAATGTTATTTCAATGATGCTTGTTGTGGCTATGTTTTCGCCTATTCATGCCGATAGGTGGGAAACAGTGGTTATTGCCGCTGTTGTGCTTGGGTTGATGAATATTATTTTGAGACCCGTCATTATAATGCTTACCCTGCCTATAAACATAATTTCGCTGGGGTTATTCACTTTTGTCATTAATGGATTAATGTTTTACCTGGTTTCAGTCCTGGTCCCTGGGTTTAAAGTAGATGGTTTTATTTGGGCCGTTATCGGGTCAACTATTTTCGGCGTTATTAATGTCGTTTTAAACTGGTTTTTTGTTCCAAAAAAACAAAAATGGCATAACGTTTCCTTCCATGCAAATCATGGTGACATTATTGATGCAGATGTAGTGGATCCGGACAAAAAGCTGATTGATTAA
- a CDS encoding LL-diaminopimelate aminotransferase — MKIEVSEKLNKLPPYIFSRINQLKLEAFAKKLDVIDLGMGNPDMPTPSHIVDRLCDTVKNHIRTHRYPQAKGMPKFRAAVAEWFQERFDVKINPENEVLALIGSKEGVAHLCMTYLNPGDIALVPDPGYPVYYNGVALSGGEAYKMPLLAKNKFLPDLGKIPASIAKKAKIMFLNYPNNPTTAIVEDMELFKEVVRFAKKYNIIIIHDNAYSELTFDGYVSPSFLQVPGAMDVAVEYHSFSKTFSMAGWRVGFVVGNAEILKPVEKFKSFVDYGVPTFIQLSGVCALKSPKECIKETIEIYRRRRDKFVSELDKIGWHVEKPKATMYLWAQLPEEFKAAGSLKFSEALVKETGVATTPGIAFGEYGEGYVRFSLVTHDNRFHDAVLRIKKLLKSKKKGI; from the coding sequence ATGAAAATAGAAGTTTCCGAGAAATTAAACAAACTGCCTCCTTATATATTCTCGCGGATAAACCAGCTCAAACTTGAAGCTTTCGCTAAAAAACTCGATGTCATAGACTTGGGCATGGGAAATCCCGATATGCCGACACCAAGTCATATAGTTGACAGATTGTGCGACACAGTAAAAAATCATATCAGAACCCACCGGTACCCGCAGGCCAAGGGCATGCCGAAATTCCGCGCGGCTGTTGCTGAGTGGTTCCAGGAAAGATTTGATGTAAAAATTAATCCCGAAAATGAAGTATTGGCTTTAATAGGCTCAAAAGAGGGTGTTGCTCACCTCTGCATGACATATTTGAATCCCGGTGATATCGCCCTTGTCCCTGACCCTGGATATCCCGTTTATTACAATGGCGTTGCTCTTTCCGGCGGAGAGGCTTACAAAATGCCTCTTCTGGCAAAAAACAAATTCCTTCCGGACTTAGGCAAAATACCTGCGAGTATAGCGAAGAAAGCAAAAATAATGTTTCTCAACTATCCGAATAACCCGACAACAGCAATAGTTGAGGATATGGAACTGTTCAAGGAAGTAGTCAGGTTTGCAAAAAAATACAACATAATAATTATTCACGATAACGCCTATTCAGAACTTACCTTTGACGGATATGTAAGCCCGTCATTTTTGCAGGTTCCTGGCGCCATGGATGTCGCGGTAGAATACCATTCCTTTTCCAAAACATTTTCCATGGCAGGCTGGCGCGTAGGTTTTGTGGTAGGAAATGCAGAGATATTAAAACCCGTTGAAAAATTCAAATCTTTTGTTGATTACGGGGTTCCAACTTTCATCCAGCTTTCCGGGGTATGCGCATTGAAAAGCCCGAAAGAATGTATAAAAGAAACAATTGAAATATACCGGCGCAGAAGGGATAAGTTTGTTTCAGAGCTGGATAAAATCGGCTGGCATGTTGAGAAACCCAAAGCTACCATGTATCTTTGGGCCCAGTTGCCGGAGGAATTTAAAGCCGCAGGTTCATTGAAATTCTCGGAAGCGTTGGTTAAAGAAACGGGAGTAGCTACGACCCCGGGAATAGCTTTCGGGGAATACGGCGAAGGCTATGTGCGTTTTTCACTTGTAACGCATGATAATCGTTTTCATGATGCCGTTTTAAGAATAAAAAAACTGCTGAAAAGCAAAAAAAAGGGTATTTAG
- a CDS encoding homoserine dehydrogenase translates to MQKRKVNLGFVGLGTVGSCTLEILNKNSKIIESKIGTSIEVTHLCDASSSRLKAGAKRLGSNVKLSSDWQKLVTDSNVDIVVELIGGIDIAKKVIIESLKNGKNVVTANKAVLAENWDEIFTLARSKRKVVYFEATVGAGIPIIQALNEGLASNRINCIAGILNGTTNYILTRMFKENISFDIALKQAQKSGFAEVNPHFDIEGIDTTHKLSILSSIAWSCWVKKEKIYCEGIGNIDRIDIKYAYEEFGYIIKLLGVGRNCGNKLDFYVSPCLIPKDHPFAAVENEYNAILVDGNASGNIMFYGKGAGGNPAASAVVSDIMFLAKEFSMGTAGTVPYVNTSNCAALEYLPARDRTGKYYLRFSAIDKPGVLSKISGMLAKYNVSIAQVFQKEPVSRHKKVVPVLIITHSVKEKAIRDAIDEINKLSVIKSKAVLIRIEDLSV, encoded by the coding sequence ATGCAAAAAAGGAAAGTAAATTTAGGTTTTGTAGGTTTAGGCACGGTAGGAAGCTGTACCCTGGAGATATTAAATAAAAACAGTAAAATTATCGAAAGCAAAATAGGGACTTCAATTGAAGTTACCCATTTGTGCGATGCTTCTTCATCGCGGCTTAAAGCCGGGGCGAAAAGGCTGGGTTCGAATGTGAAATTATCTTCCGACTGGCAGAAATTAGTAACTGATTCTAATGTTGACATTGTCGTTGAACTTATCGGCGGAATAGATATAGCAAAAAAGGTTATCATTGAATCTTTAAAAAACGGTAAAAATGTTGTAACGGCAAATAAAGCTGTTCTAGCTGAAAACTGGGATGAGATTTTTACTCTTGCAAGATCCAAAAGGAAAGTGGTTTATTTTGAGGCAACTGTGGGCGCCGGCATACCAATAATACAGGCTTTGAACGAGGGGTTAGCGTCAAACCGCATTAACTGTATTGCGGGAATATTAAACGGAACGACAAATTACATTCTTACAAGAATGTTTAAGGAAAATATAAGTTTTGACATTGCGCTTAAACAGGCCCAAAAAAGCGGTTTTGCGGAAGTCAATCCGCATTTTGATATTGAAGGAATAGATACCACTCATAAACTTTCTATACTTTCATCGATAGCCTGGTCGTGCTGGGTAAAAAAAGAAAAAATTTATTGCGAAGGAATAGGTAACATTGACAGGATAGATATAAAATACGCCTATGAAGAATTCGGTTATATCATTAAATTACTGGGAGTCGGAAGAAACTGCGGCAATAAACTTGATTTTTATGTAAGCCCCTGCCTGATACCAAAGGATCATCCTTTTGCGGCCGTTGAAAACGAATATAACGCCATACTGGTTGACGGCAATGCCAGCGGGAATATAATGTTTTATGGCAAAGGGGCAGGCGGGAACCCCGCCGCCAGCGCTGTTGTAAGCGACATAATGTTTTTGGCAAAGGAATTTTCCATGGGCACTGCGGGCACGGTACCTTATGTAAATACTTCAAATTGCGCGGCCCTGGAATATTTGCCTGCCCGGGACCGTACGGGAAAGTACTATTTAAGGTTTTCCGCCATAGATAAACCCGGGGTATTATCAAAAATTTCTGGCATGCTGGCAAAATATAATGTCTCTATTGCCCAGGTTTTCCAGAAGGAGCCTGTTTCCAGGCACAAAAAAGTTGTCCCGGTGCTTATAATTACGCACTCGGTCAAAGAAAAAGCAATCAGGGATGCTATTGATGAAATTAATAAGCTTTCCGTAATAAAATCAAAAGCAGTGCTTATACGCATCGAAGATTTATCAGTATGA
- a CDS encoding AtpZ/AtpI family protein translates to MTPVKKNSYAGLYFVSSIGINLVACTAAGLIIGVYLDKYFHTRYLTIIFLSLGIAAGFWQIIKDILKLNNVSKHKENNH, encoded by the coding sequence ATGACACCGGTAAAAAAAAACTCTTATGCCGGGCTGTATTTTGTTTCTTCCATCGGAATAAATTTAGTTGCTTGTACCGCAGCCGGGCTGATAATCGGGGTTTATCTTGATAAATATTTTCACACCCGCTATTTAACTATAATTTTCCTTTCTCTTGGAATCGCTGCCGGTTTTTGGCAAATAATAAAAGACATTCTGAAATTAAACAATGTTTCTAAGCATAAAGAAAACAATCATTAA
- a CDS encoding ATP synthase subunit I, with protein sequence MFLSIKKTIIKVAALFILLSVFSFLFLKAESIFTGILSGMAVSLLNLYMLALTLEKVSALQTPKIWSYFWRTFFLRLPAVVLVFCLLIVLLKINMAGFFLGLVTGFIIGIFKLTKLCQLSPKA encoded by the coding sequence ATGTTTCTAAGCATAAAGAAAACAATCATTAAAGTAGCCGCTCTTTTTATTTTGCTTTCAGTTTTTTCATTTTTATTTTTGAAAGCCGAAAGCATTTTTACCGGCATCTTATCAGGAATGGCGGTAAGTTTGCTTAATTTATACATGCTTGCCCTGACTCTGGAAAAAGTAAGCGCTTTGCAAACGCCTAAAATCTGGAGTTATTTCTGGAGAACTTTTTTCCTGCGCCTTCCGGCGGTTGTGCTGGTTTTTTGCCTGTTGATTGTTTTATTAAAAATAAACATGGCTGGTTTTTTCCTGGGGCTGGTAACAGGTTTTATTATAGGAATATTTAAGCTGACAAAATTATGTCAATTGTCCCCGAAAGCATAG
- the atpB gene encoding F0F1 ATP synthase subunit A — MSIVPESIEYHIAHVPTSILMSLLVWAILLVLSLVVLKSFKYIPGKIQAALEACFEYIFKLADESIGPEAFRYYPLFLGIFLYVLVSNIIGLIPGLISPTSDPYVTVTLALVVFIYYNFQGFLKKGWGYLGHFFGPKLPWYMFPINILMFIIEMISNFARPFSLAMRLFCNIFSKEILLGVLALLVLKFFFGNGPIEKALTVGPLVLRPLILLLGLMIGIIQALIFLVLTISYVAGAVKSEEH; from the coding sequence ATGTCAATTGTCCCCGAAAGCATAGAATATCACATTGCGCATGTTCCAACTTCTATTTTAATGTCCCTGCTGGTATGGGCTATTTTGCTTGTATTGTCTTTAGTTGTGTTGAAGTCGTTCAAATACATCCCGGGTAAAATACAGGCCGCGCTTGAAGCCTGTTTTGAGTATATCTTTAAACTGGCTGATGAATCCATCGGCCCGGAAGCTTTCAGATATTACCCGTTATTCCTTGGCATATTTCTTTACGTACTTGTAAGCAACATCATCGGGCTGATTCCGGGGCTGATTTCTCCGACATCCGACCCCTATGTCACTGTAACTTTGGCGTTAGTAGTTTTTATTTATTACAATTTTCAGGGTTTTTTAAAAAAAGGCTGGGGTTATCTCGGGCATTTCTTCGGGCCAAAACTGCCCTGGTATATGTTTCCAATAAATATTTTGATGTTCATAATCGAAATGATCAGCAATTTTGCAAGGCCGTTTTCATTGGCCATGCGTTTGTTTTGTAATATATTTTCAAAAGAAATATTGCTTGGCGTACTTGCTTTGCTTGTTTTGAAATTCTTTTTCGGCAACGGGCCCATTGAGAAAGCTTTGACAGTAGGGCCGCTGGTTTTGCGGCCGTTGATTCTTCTTCTGGGGCTAATGATAGGAATTATACAGGCGCTAATATTTTTGGTTTTGACAATATCGTATGTTGCAGGAGCAGTGAAGTCAGAAGAACATTAA
- the atpE gene encoding ATP synthase F0 subunit C has protein sequence MFRRIISVCSFMLMTGLVFAQEKAATAVVQAAAPFSVNYFVWTVIVSGLGIAFAAAFCGLAQSMVVSKAVEGISRQPEATPQIQLAMMIGLAFIESLVLYTLFIGIILLFVNPFMKYFIQ, from the coding sequence GTGTTTAGAAGAATTATCAGTGTATGTTCATTTATGTTGATGACAGGTTTAGTATTCGCGCAGGAAAAGGCCGCCACTGCAGTGGTTCAGGCAGCAGCGCCGTTTTCAGTAAATTATTTCGTATGGACCGTAATAGTGTCCGGTCTTGGTATTGCTTTTGCGGCGGCATTTTGCGGTTTGGCGCAGAGCATGGTGGTTTCAAAAGCCGTGGAAGGTATTTCCAGACAGCCGGAAGCAACACCGCAGATTCAGCTGGCCATGATGATCGGTTTGGCATTTATTGAATCACTGGTGCTTTATACGCTTTTCATCGGGATAATTTTGCTTTTTGTAAATCCCTTCATGAAGTATTTTATACAATAA